Proteins encoded within one genomic window of Spodoptera frugiperda isolate SF20-4 chromosome 7, AGI-APGP_CSIRO_Sfru_2.0, whole genome shotgun sequence:
- the LOC118265932 gene encoding glutamate receptor 4-like, protein MNVVYPKDFTWVQFIKSFVENERKPTVLICCDLCWEKYQLVSLVTAVSSIGSRCSTSMDEGSQYYHHNLLYLLDLDCSNAEENIALASSNNLFSAPYRWLVITSRANNTNIDLLHASPILTDSDLVLATRTGDLVKLIELHKVSANGSMIWTPRGYYNGSVVDVRAHRELYRRRRDLRGHAITMSNVIQDSNTTRLHLPREDRLEPEYDSIAKLCWMGVRLGLIMLNATPRYIFSNRWGYKVDGQWSGMIDDLYSGRAELGTNLVVTEERLDVVSYTDSLAPFQVRFIFRQPPLPYVTNIFTMPFSTNVWVAMAVCAVIGTMTVYLAAKWEAKGRKGQTQVNTIGDAMLLTVSAIGQQGCAMEPRKFSGRMMVFVLFTALMALYAAYSANIVVLLQAPSDSIRSLPQLANAKITLAANDVDYNHFVLKWPFTVHPRSHPFNDDVRKSIYRRIDPVKGQKYYYNLQEGVERIRQGLFAFHSIVEPVYRQIEDTFLENEKCDLMEVDFLYNFDPFVPVRKGSPYFELFRVAFKQVRESGVQSALSKRLQVSKPRCTTKMSSFSSVGLMDMRPVLILMLYGVCLSVIILFGEIILFRL, encoded by the exons ATGAATGTGGTGTACCCCAAGGACTTTACTTGGGTCCAATTTATTAAAAGCTTTGTGGAAAATGAAAGAAAACCAACTGTTTTGATATGTTGTGATCTGTGCTGGGAAAAAT ATCAACTTGTGAGTTTAGTAACCGCAGTATCAAGTATTGGAAGCAGATGTTCAACCTCAATGGATGAAGGCTCACAATATTATCACCATAATTTGCTTTACTTACTGGATTTAGACTGCTCAAATGCTGAAGAAAATATTGCTTTG GCATCCTCGAATAATCTATTTAGTGCACCATACCGTTGGCTGGTTATCACATCTCGggcaaataatacaaatatagatCTGCTCCATGCCAGCCCTATTTTAACTGATAGTGATCTAGTGCTGGCCACAAGAACGGGAGACTTGGTGAAATTAATTGAAC TCCACAAAGTATCTGCCAACGGCTCCATGATATGGACGCCCCGCGGCTACTACAACGGCAGCGTGGTGGACGTGCGCGCGCACCGCGAGCTGTACCGGCGCCGGCGCGACCTGCGCGGGCACGCCATCACCATGTCCAACGTCATCCAGGACAGCAACACCACGCGCCTGCATCTACCCAGGGAGGATCGACT GGAGCCTGAATATGACTCCATAGCAAAACTTTGCTGGATGGGTGTGAGACTAGGGCTTATCATGCTGAACGCTACTCCAAGGTACATATTCAGCAACCGCTGGGGATACAAGGTCGATGGCCAATGGTCGGGCATGATTGACGATCTATATTCTGGAAGAGCTGAACTGG GTACAAACTTGGTTGTAACAGAGGAACGTCTGGACGTGGTCTCCTATACGGATAGTTTAGCTCCATTCCAAGTGCGGTTTATATTCCGCCAGCCTCCCTTACCGTACGTCACGAATATATTCACCATGCCATTCTCTACTAACGTGTGGGTAGCAATGGCTGTCTGTGCTGTAATTGGCACGATGACTGTGTATTTGGCGGCGAAATGGGAGGCTAAAGGGAGGAAG GGTCAGACTCAAGTGAACACCATAGGTGATGCGATGCTGCTGACGGTTAGCGCTATTGGACAACAAGGCTGCGCTATGGAACCTAGAAAGTTTTCAg GTCGCATGATGGTGTTCGTGCTGTTCACGGCGCTGATGGCGCTGTACGCGGCGTACTCCGCCAACATCGTGGTGCTGCTGCAGGCGCCCTCCGACTCCATCCGCAGCCTGCCGCAGCTCGCCAACGCCAAGATCACGCTCGCAGCTAACGACGTCGATTACAACCATTTCGTTTTAAAA TGGCCTTTCACGGTCCACCCTCGCTCTCACCCGTTCAATGACGATGTTCGGAAGAGTATCTACAGGAGAATTGATCCGGTGAAGGGACAGAAGTATTACTACAATCTTCAGGAGGGAGTTGAAAGGATCAGACAG GGTCTCTTCGCATTCCATTCTATCGTGGAGCCAGTATACAGACAAATAGAGGACACATTCCTAGAGAATGAGAAGTGTGACCTGATGGAAGTGGACTTCTTGTACAACTTCGATCCCTTCGTGCCTGTGAGGAAAGGGTCGCCGTACTTCGAGCTGTTTAGAGTCGC tttCAAACAAGTCCGTGAGTCCGGCGTACAATCAGCTCTGTCGAAGCGGTTGCAAGTGTCCAAGCCTCGCTGCACGACCAAGATGTCCTCGTTCAGCAGTGTGGGGCTGATGGACATGCGGCCCGTGCTCATACTGATGCTGTATGgcgtctgtttgtctgtcatCATCTTGTTTGGAGAGATCATCCTGTTTAGATTGTGA